From Lycium ferocissimum isolate CSIRO_LF1 chromosome 12, AGI_CSIRO_Lferr_CH_V1, whole genome shotgun sequence, one genomic window encodes:
- the LOC132039804 gene encoding deSI-like protein At4g17486, with product MTSEPKKGWKSISSLHLKNKSASLKNKSASHFCLLPKAKSDRYGPGDTPVYLNVYDLTPMNGYVYWAGLGIFHSGVEVHGVEYAFGAHDYPSSGVFEVEPRQCPGFKFRKSIFIGATKLDPCQVREFIERQASSYNGDTYHLIVKNCNHFCNDLCYKLTGKKIPKWVNRLAKLGSSFNFMLPESLKVAAVEHDPSGPEYDSEKRRLRSAFNCLSSISTRQRQLSTSSLFLQSPLKGCLPSWELRKSSNRSLKER from the exons AtgacctcagaaccaaagaaaGGATGGAAATCAATTTCGTCTCTCCACTTGAAGAACAAATCAGCATCCTTGAAAAACAAATCAGCATCACATTTTTGTTTGCTCCCCAAAGCAAAGTCAGATCGATATGGTCCTGGTGACACACCTGTTTATCTCAATGTGTATGACTTGACTCCTATGAATGGCTATGTATATTGGGCTGGCCTTGGTATCTTTCATTCTGGTGTGGAAG TTCACGGTGTAGAATATGCATTTGGAGCTCATGACTATCCAAGCAGTGGCgtatttgaagttgaaccgCGGCAATGCCCAGGGTTCAAGTTTAGGAAATCGATCTTCATTGGGGCTACAAAGTTGGATCCGTGTCAGGTTAGAGAGTTTATCGAACGTCAAGCTTCTAGCTATAATGGTGACACGTATCACTTGATTGTGAAGAACTGCAACCATTTCTGCAACGATCTATGCTACAAGCTGACTGGCAAAAAGATTCCAAAGTGGGTAAACCGACTTGCAAAATTAG GTTCATCATTCAACTTCATGCTACCCGAGTCACTGAAAGTTGCTGCCGTGGAACATGACCCTAGTGGCCCGGAATATGATAGCGAGAAAAGAAGGCTGAGAAGTGCTTTCAACTGTCTTTCTTCAATCTCAACAAGACAAAGGCAGTTATCGACATCTTCGTTATTTCTACAATCGCCTTTGAAAGGATGCTTACCATCTTGGGAGTTAAGAAAGTCTAGCAACAGGTCtctgaaggaaaggtaa